One genomic window of Arachis stenosperma cultivar V10309 chromosome 10, arast.V10309.gnm1.PFL2, whole genome shotgun sequence includes the following:
- the LOC130957473 gene encoding histone chaperone ASF1-like, with amino-acid sequence MNDERTKDNDKSRLDLVDICRSHYDWFRVLHNIIELEYFYRTTYKGIRKYKDYDIAEVNVTKKFRQYDPFIQPQNTRQVYYLPYPDLCKSSWVVVVKTKLRGCIESDDKIDGQEPYQIDDSTHSKTVVDTDEPITLRSTVINDGIIDRGIDADTFPPEDDDLQEEDEVDGDKEEEDEFDDHKTTSEGEDGESEEKDDESE; translated from the exons ATGAACGATGAGCGAACAAAGGACAACGATAAGTCTAGGTTAGACTTAGTAGACATTTGCAG GAGTCATTATGATTGGTTTCGTGTGTTGCACAACATAATTGAATTAGAGTATTTCTATCGCACTACGTACAAG GGAATACGAAAGTACAAGGACTACGATATCGCTGAAGTTAATGTAACCAAGAAATTTAGGCAGTACGATCCTTTTATTCAACCTCAAAATACACGACAAGTATACTATTTGCCTTATCCAGATTTATGCAAGTCTAGTTGGGTGGTTGTGGTTAAAACTAAACTAAGAGGGTGCATCGAGTCTGATGATAAGATAGATGGTCAAGAACCTTACCAGATTGACGACTCAACTCATTCGAAAACGGTAGTTGATACCGATGAGCCGATCACCCTTAGGTCGACTGTTATAAATGATGGCATCATTGACCGTGGAATAGATGCCGACACATTTCCACCGGAGGACGacgatcttcaagaagaagacgagGTCGATGGcgacaaagaagaagaagacgagtTTGATGATCATAAAACTACCTCGGAAGGGGAGGATGGTGAATCAGAGGAAAAGGATGATGAATCTGAATAG
- the LOC130954917 gene encoding transmembrane 9 superfamily member 8, translated as MAFLRSQSLSAVAVLLLLLIHGAHSFYLPGVAPQDFQKGDQLQVKVNKLTSTKTQLPYTYYSLPYCRPEKIQDSAENLGEVLRGDRIENSLYVFKMREPQMCNVVCKLKLDAKTAKEFKEKINDEYRVNMILDNLPLVVPIKRTDQEDSYFYQLGYHVGLKGLYSGVKEEKFFIHNHLAFTVKFHKDAVTESARIVGFEVKPFSIKHEYDGKWDEKIRLTTCDPHAKHTVVNSNTPQEVEENKEIIFTYDVDFQESEVKWASRWDAYLLMNDDQIHWFSIVNSLMIVLFLSGMVAMIMLRTLYRDISKYNELETQEEAQEETGWKLVHGDVFRPPNNSDLLCVYVGTGVQFFGMILVTMIFAVLGFLSPSNRGGLMTAMLLLWVFMGIFAGYASTRLYKMFKGTEWKKMALRTAVVFPGIVSAVFSVLNTLIWGEKSSGAVPFGTMFALIFLWFGISVPLVFVGSYVGFKKPAIENPVKTNKIPRQIPEQAWYMNPVFSVLIGGILPFGAVFIELFFILTSIWLNQFYYIFGFLFLVFIILIITCAEITIVLCYFQLCSEDYLWWWRSYLTSGSSALYLFLYATFYFFTKLEITKLVSAILYFGYMLIASYAFFVVTGTIGFYACFWFTRLIYSSVKID; from the exons ATGGCGTTTTTGAGATCTCAATCGCTCTCTGCGGTTGCTGTTCTTCTGCTACTCCTCATCCATGGAGCTCACTCCTTCTACCTCCCCGGCGTCGCCCCGCAGGATTTCCAGAAG GGAGATCAATTACAAGTGAAAGTAAACAAATTAACATCAACAAAGACCCAGCTTCCATACACATATTATTCACTTCCTTATTGTCGTCCAGAAAAAATACAGGATAGTGCTGAAAATCTCGGGGAAGTACTTCGTGGTGACCGCATTGAAAATTCTCTTTATGTG TTCAAAATGCGTGAGCCACAAATGTGCAATGTTGTGTGTAAACTTAAACTCGATGCCAAAACTGCTAAGGAGTTCAAAGAGAAGATCAACGATGAGTATCGGGTGAACAT GATCCTAGATAACCTTCCTCTAGTTGTTCCCATAAAAAGGACCGATCAGGAGGATTCTTATTTTTATCAGCTTGGTTACCATGTCGGACTCAAAGGGCTGTACAGTGGG GTTAAGGAGGAGAAATTTTTTATTCACAATCATTTGGCATTTACTGTTAAGTTTCATAAAGATGCAGTGACGGAATCTGCTAGGATTGTGGGCTTTGAGGTTAAGCCATTCAG TATCAAACATGAATATGATGGTAAGTGGGATGAAAAGATTCGTCTAACAACCTGTGACCCCCATGCTAAACACACAGTTGTCAACTCCAACACTCCTCAAGAGGTTGAAGAAAACAAGGAGATTATCTTCACATATGACGTTGACTTCCAG GAAAGTGAGGTGAAGTGGGCTTCAAGATGGGATGCCTATTTGTTAATGAATGATGACCAAATTCACTGGTTCTCAATTGTTAACTCATTAATGATTGTTCTCTTCCTCTCGGGAATGGTAGCAATGATAATGCTGCGGACACTGTACCGTGACATTTCGAAGTACAATGAGCTTGAGACCCAAGAAGAAGCCCAAGAAGAGACTGGTTGGAAACTTGTCCATGGTGATGTGTTTAGGCCCCCTAACAACTCAGATTTGCTCTGTGTTTATGTTGGAACTGGTGTTCAGTTTTTTGGAATGATATTGGTAACCATGATATTTGCTGTGCTTGGGTTCCTTTCTCCTTCAAACCGAGGTGGCCTAATGACAGCCATGCTCTTGCTATGGGTTTTCATGGGAATTTTCGCTGGTTATGCTTCAACTCGCTTATACAAAATGTTCAAGGGAACGGAGTGGAAGAAAATGGCCCTCAGAACGGCAGTAGTGTTCCCTGGAATTGTATCTGCCGTTTTCTCTGTGTTAAATACTCTCATATGGGGCGAAAAATCATCTGGAGCTGTGCCATTTGGAACTATGTTTGCTCTGATCTTCTTATGGTTTGGGATTTCAGTTCCACTTGTTTTCGTTGGTAGTTATGTTGGGTTCAAGAAGCCAGCAATTGAAAATCCTGTGAAGACAAATAAAATCCCAAGGCAGATCCCTGAGCAGGCTTGGTACATGAACCCAGTCTTCTCGGTTTTGATTGGTGGAATACTCCCATTTGGAGCTGTTTTCATTGAACTTTTCTTCATCCTCACTTCAATCTGGTTGAATCAGTTTTACTACATCTTTGGATTCCTCTTTTTGGTCTTCATCATCCTGATCATCACTTGTGCCGAAATAACCATTGTTCTCTGCTACTTCCAGTTGTGCAGTGAGGATTACTTGTGGTGGTGGCGGTCATATCTCACTTCTGGTTCTTCCGCACTTTATCTCTTCCTCTATGCCACattctacttcttcaccaagcTTGAGATCACAAAGTTGGTATCTGCAATATTATActttgggtacatgctcatagCTTCTTATGCGTTCTTTGTGGTAACCGGTACTATAGGATTTTATGCTTGCTTTTGGTTCACTAGGCTCATCTACTCCTCAGTCAAAATTGATTAG
- the LOC130954055 gene encoding CRS2-associated factor 2, chloroplastic-like: MVIVALSLSPLIRKNLFLNSLHTTTDSPQPPILIPKYPPPYKFFQNPPTNHLSLKHHHRFNNLKPVSRHGIVASNDDFTVAYLLSEAPFKFQFSYFETPKEKSIAIKEPVFLLELLSLPATSWYQYGEVVGDGEAVEAWMRIGRV, translated from the exons ATGGTAATAGTAGCACTATCACTATCACCACTCATAAGGAAAAACCTTTTCCTCAATTCCCTCCACACCACTACCGACTCCCCTCAACCACCAATTCTCATCCCTAAATATCCTCCTCCCTACAAATTCTTCCAAAATCCTCCCACCAACCACCTTTCTCTTAAACACCATCACCGCTTCAACAACCTCAAGCCAGTCAGCCGCCATGGCATTGTTGCCTCCAACGATGACTTTACCGTAGCCTACCTCCTCTCCGAGGCTCCATTCAAGTTCCAATTCAGCTACTTCGAGACCCCAAAGGAGAAGTCCATTGCCATTAAGGAGCCGGTGTTCCTGCTGGAGTTATTGAGCCTGCCCGCAACATCATGGTACCAATATGGTGAAGTAGTTGGAGATGGCGAAGCCGTTGAAGCTTG gaTGCGAATTGGTCGGGTATAA